A genomic region of Notamacropus eugenii isolate mMacEug1 chromosome 3, mMacEug1.pri_v2, whole genome shotgun sequence contains the following coding sequences:
- the KCNJ8 gene encoding ATP-sensitive inward rectifier potassium channel 8, whose protein sequence is MLARKSIIPEEYVLARIAAENLRKPRIRDRLPRARFIAKSGACNLAHKNIREQGRFLQDIFTTLVDLKWRHTLVIFTMSFLCSWLLFAIMWWLVAFAHGDIHAYMEKSGMEKSGVDSSACVTNVRSFTSAFLFSIEVQVTIGFGGRMMTEECPLAITVLILQNIVGLIINAIMLGCIFMKTAQAHRRAETLIFSRHAVIAVRNGRLCFMFRVGDLRKSMIISASVRIQVVKKTTTPEGEVVPIHQLDIPVDNPIESNNIFLVAPLIICHVIDKRSPLYEISATDLATQDLEVIVILEGVVETTGITTQARTSYIAEEIQWGHRFVSIVTEEEGVYSVDYSKFGNTVKVAAPRCSARELDEKPSILIQTLQKSELSHQNSLRKRNSMRRNNSMRRNNSIRRNNSSLIVPKVQFITPEGNQNATET, encoded by the exons ATGTTGGCCAGAAAAAGCATCATTCCAGAAGAGTATGTGCTGGCCCGAATTGCTGCGGAGAACCTGCGCAAACCGCGCATCAGGGACAGGCTTCCTAGAGCTCGCTTTATTGCCAAGAGTGGGGCCTGTAACCTGGCCCATAAGAATATTCGGGAACAAGGGCGCTTTCTCCAAGACATCTTCACTACCTTGGTGGACCTGAAATGGCGCCACACACTGGTGATTTTCACCATGTCCTTCCTCTGCAGTTGGCTGCTCTTTGCCATCATGTGGTGGCTGGTGGCTTTTGCCCACGGGGACATTCATGCTTACATGGAGAAAAGTGGTATGGAGAAAAGTGGAGTGGATTCCAGTGCTTGTGTGACTAACGTCAG GTCTTTCACCtctgctttcctcttctccattgaGGTCCAAGTGACAATTGGATTTGGTGGGAGAATGATGACAGAGGAGTGCCCTTTGGCTATCACAGTTTTGATTCTTCAGAACATTGTGGGGTTAATTATCAATGCAATCATGCTGGGTTGTATCTTCATGAAGACAGCTCAGGCTCACAGACGGGCAGAGACCTTGATTTTCAGCCGGCATGCAGTAATCGCAGTAAGAAATGGTCGACTGTGTTTCATGTTCCGGGTGGGTGATTTAAGGAAAAGTATGATCATTAGTGCTTCTGTACGAATCCAGGTTGTCAAGAAAACAACCACCCCTGAAGGGGAGGTAGTGCCTATTCACCAACTTGATATCCCTGTCGACAATCCCATAGAAAGtaacaatattttcctggtgGCCCCTTTGATCATCTGCCACGTGATTGATAAACGCAGTCCCTTGTATGAGATCTCAGCCACTGACTTAGCCACCCAAGACTTGGAGGTCATAGTTATCTTAGAAGGAGTAGTGGAAACTACAGGCATCACCACTCAAGCTCGAACCTCTTACATTGCTGAGGAGATCCAGTGGGGTCACCGCTTTGTATCTATTgtgacagaagaggaaggtgtATACTCTGTAGACTACTCCAAGTTTGGCAATACAGTCAAAGTGGCTGCTCCCAGGTGTAGTGCCAGGGAGCTAGATGAGAAGCCTTCAATACTTATTCAAACACTTCAGAAGAGTGAGCTGTCCCATCAGAACTCTCTGAGAAAGCGCAATTCCATGAGAAGGAACAATTCCATGAGAAGAAACAATTCCATAAGGAGGAATAACTCTTCTCTGATCGTGCCAAAGGTCCAGTTTATCACCCCAGAAGGAAATCAGAACGCAACTGAAACGTGA